Part of the Benincasa hispida cultivar B227 chromosome 11, ASM972705v1, whole genome shotgun sequence genome, TTCCCACAATTGACGGTTGAAGAGACCTTACTTGTCTCAGCATTTCTTCGGCTACCGAGTAATATGAACCGACAGCAAAAGTACGAGAGAGTTGACATGATAGTGAAAGAGTTAGGACTTGAAAGGTGTGTTCGTTAAGGTAGCAAGTGATGATCTAGCTTCGATTTCGCCTCTTTTAAATGATGACTTTTCTTTTTGAACTGTAGATGTCGGAACACGAAGATCGGTGGTGGTTTTGGTAAAGGAATATCAGggggagaaagaaaaagaacaagtATAGGCTATGAAGTTCTTATTGATCCTTCACTTCTATTACTAGACGAACCAACTTCAGGCCTTGATTCGAACTCGGCTAATAGGCTTCTTCTTGTTCTCAAAGGACTTGCCAAGGTACAATTAGGAATTGTTTAAGTACAACATGTTTATAAATCTTGAGATTAAACTCGATCATTTGCAGGCAGGACGAACAATAATCACAACAATACACCAGCCATCAAGCAGAATGTTTCACATGTTTGACAAACTTTTGCTGATAGCAGAAGGCTATCCTGTATACTATGGGAAAGCTAAAGAATCAATGGAATACTTTTCATCTTTGAGATTTACCCCACAAATTCCCATGAACCCTGCAGAGTTCTTGCTTGATCTAGCAACAGGACAAGTCGGCGACATAAGTCTTCCCGAAGATCTATCGACATCTCAAGGCTCTCTTGACACAGACAAATCAATTATCAAGGTGGGAATCTCTTTAGTTACTGCCATATTACTTTCAAAGCATTTGTTTTTTGATCCATTTTTGTcaatatgtatatgtatgattAGTATCTGCAACTCAAGTACAAAACTCAATTGGAGGGTCAAGAAAGAACCAAGAATGAAGCTGCAAAGACACCAGAGCATCTACAACTAGCTGTACAAGTAGGGAAAGATTGGACAATAAGCTGGTGGGAGCAATTTAGGATTGTTTCAAAGAGAACATTCAAAGAAAGGAGTAAGGATTACTTTGACAAGCTAAGGCTACTTCAAGCAGTTGGAGTTGCATTGTTGTTGGGACTTCTTTGGTGGAAATCCAAGATTGACACCGAACCTCAACTACGAGACCAGGTAGTttcgtttttttcttttttacatctTTCAACACAATATCATATCAATAAACTACTACTGGATCTAAAAGCTTAAATAGTCAACTTTTAACTTGTTTTCAGATCGGCTTATTGTTCTACATTTGCATATTTTGGACATCTTCATCAATCTTTGGAGCGGTATACGTGTTTCCATTTGAAAAGCTCTATTTGGTGAAAGAACAAAAAGCGGATATGTATCGACTAAGCGTGTACTATGTGAGCAGCACGTTGTGCGACATGGTTGCACATGTGCTCTATCCAACATTGTTCATGCTGATTCTATACTTTATGGTTGATTTCAAGAGAACAGTTTCATGTTTCTTGCTAACATTGTTTGCAATATTATTGGTAGCTGTGACAAGCCAGGTGTCTGGATTGAAACTATTCCAAGACTGTCtttgttttatgaatgatttgtgaatggagattaaatgaatttaatttttgttttatgtgTGATTAGGGGGCAGGAGAATTGTTTGGAGCTGCAGTTTTGAGTATTAGAAGGGCTGGGATGGTTGCCTCTTTGATACTTATGTTATTTCTTTTAACAGGAGGCTACTATGTACAGGTAATTAATTCCTTTTACTTAAAACTccatttcttattttcttttctaagtCTGAGAACAATAAATTTAATGAGGGAAAAAATGTaaactgaaaattaaaataaatcctCTCTTAGCCTGAATCAATCTTTGTTTATATCCTATTTGGCTGCTTGAAATTTTGAACACAATTTTGCAGCCCTTCCTCAGAACTCAGAGGTGCGTATATATCCATTGAAACTGAGTGTTATAATTCATGATTAACATAGTATTAACATATCTTCAAGAATCAAAATTCTTAATGTCGATGCCAATAAAATGTCAGTATAGAATGTTGATGATTGATATTCCTAAAAGATCATAAatgttaatattaaaaaaataaataaataaataaataaaaataattaaaaaaaaaaaacctttaaagAAACACTTATATGattatagaaattatatcaattGAATGTTCCAATCTCAATCATTTGAAGATCCAATTTCTACGACTATTAGTTTGAGAgtccaattttaacatttgtataagtttgaaACTCATCTTTTACCTTCGTATGCTTAAAGATATAATTGTAACTACCACCATACTTCATTTTCACAATTTGCCTTAGAAAAACTTATTAAAGAAGTATGGTAATAAAATATAGATTCACTCCTTGGTAAATTCGAGTCCATGGACATTTGAGAACATCTAACATGTTCTCAGAAATTTAAAATCCTATTAAGAACTTAGTTATAGTTTGAAGaaggataaaagaaaaaaagagcaATACTTAGATGCACCCATCTTTATACATCCCTTCTCATCACTCAtatcaaaaaaatattaaaatatttcaaaaaaaaaaaaaagcaaaatttgCCTGACAAGTTATGATTGGATAATTTGATGAGATGCACAAAAATAGGTGATATCTAATATGCACTaagtattaaaaaataaaaaataaataaataaataaataaatctagtGATTGTAGAATATGtaaaatctttttttcttttcttttctttttctttctatggCAGCATATACCGAAGTTCATGCGGTGGATGAAGTATGTATCATTCATGTATTATGGGTTCAGACTACTCCTAAAAGTGCAATACTCGGGAGATCAGTTATATGAGTGTCAAACCACACAAGGCTGCAGAACTCTgcagtcttcttcttccttcgaCACTGTTAACCTCAATGGTGGCTTACAAGAGGTCTGGATTCTCCTAGCCATGGTCCTCACCTACAGAATATGTGCCTACTTCTGCTTGCATAAAAGGATCAGCCAATCTAATATTTGAACACAAAAACACCATTACCATGTAAAATATGAGCTTAAGACAGGTTCTCATGGAAACCATTTTAATATTCATTTGTCCAATCCTTTGTACTTCATCCAATTCAGAAGACAAACTAAAACATTCAGTCCACATTTAGTCTTTTCAATGCATTTATGATACACATGTGTTCTTCTCACGCTGGACTTACTCGGTTCTTAGATTATGATAGCCATGTTACTTCATGTACTTCTGCAAGAATTTTCGGTGGAAGTCATTCCTAATCGTGTCGTTTATAAAGCGCTTAGGAGTCTTTGATTCACCACGGGCCTGATTCTTGAACACAACATCATCATCCCATCTGTTCCAAAAGTTTAAAGGAGGTTGAATGATCATCAGATGGAAGTTCATGTTAGACACACCAAACAAACAAGTATAGTTATGGAAAATGGCTAAAATCAAGCTAACCAACCTTCTTTTGACGCTAAAAGAGGAGGGTTGCTCATTAAGTAGTGGATTTCCTCTGAGCAACTCTGCTTCCTTTACTTTAAGCTCTTCCTCCCGCTCTTGTCTTTCCTATACATTATAACGCAGATTTAAGCAACTGATgaagcaaaattcaaaatcaGCTCATTAATCTTAAAAGATTACTCATCATATAAGTAATCCCAGTTACTAAGCACTCAACTCATGGTGCATTCTTCTCAAATCTTGGAGAATAAAAAAGGGACTGCAAGCACAACTTCAGATCGTGAAGCTATCTGGGTGAACTAAAGGCTCACCTTCCGAAGCTTTTCCTCTGCTCTTTCCTTCTTTATTTGTTCCAGCTCAGCCAAAAGAGCTTCAGTATCATCCTCGTCATCGTCGTCGTCGTCATCACTACCATAAGAAATAAGATACTTCAATACTAAACCCCAAAACAAGCTAGATTACCAGGTCTTGGACCAAGGATTTGAATTAGCAACTAAAGCTTTCTCTAATAAGCATAAAGAGAAAAGGCTAGGAaactaatataataaaaaattcataaaatggAAAGCCAACTAACAAACCTTTCATCATCACTTTTGACATCCACATCAGAATCATCCGCATCTAAACTTCGTGGTATAATACGATCTTCAATATCTCTCTTCCCACCTAAAAGCATAAATAATAACTCATTACAAACAATCAATGGAAGTTGTTATTAAATGTAAGCATAAAGGAGCTGATGAATTCACCTTCTAACAGAAGTTGGCTTCCTTTTCTATGATCTCTATCATCTACAAATCATGCAAGTGAAACACGATAAACTCATTGCAAACACGTCA contains:
- the LOC120091754 gene encoding ABC transporter G family member 26, with the translated sequence MEIRREDEIQDISLSPSTMQITNTNALGGHNIIDFISQPSIKNNHSEVSIQIQTCDTSRSCPLPIFLKFEDVEYKVRNKQGSTKNNPLKAVISKVGSQIKMDQQDSYKKILKGITGRVGPGEILALMGASGSGKTTLLKVIGGRVLDNVKGNITYNDIPYTAALKRRIGFVTQDDVLFPQLTVEETLLVSAFLRLPSNMNRQQKYERVDMIVKELGLERCRNTKIGGGFGKGISGGERKRTSIGYEVLIDPSLLLLDEPTSGLDSNSANRLLLVLKGLAKAGRTIITTIHQPSSRMFHMFDKLLLIAEGYPVYYGKAKESMEYFSSLRFTPQIPMNPAEFLLDLATGQVGDISLPEDLSTSQGSLDTDKSIIKYLQLKYKTQLEGQERTKNEAAKTPEHLQLAVQVGKDWTISWWEQFRIVSKRTFKERSKDYFDKLRLLQAVGVALLLGLLWWKSKIDTEPQLRDQIGLLFYICIFWTSSSIFGAVYVFPFEKLYLVKEQKADMYRLSVYYVSSTLCDMVAHVLYPTLFMLILYFMVDFKRTVSCFLLTLFAILLVAVTSQGAGELFGAAVLSIRRAGMVASLILMLFLLTGGYYVQHIPKFMRWMKYVSFMYYGFRLLLKVQYSGDQLYECQTTQGCRTLQSSSSFDTVNLNGGLQEVWILLAMVLTYRICAYFCLHKRISQSNI
- the LOC120091755 gene encoding protein CWC15 homolog, whose protein sequence is MTTAARPTWAPAKGGNEQGGTRIFGPSQKYSSRDIASHTTLKPRKEGQDTHDELQRRNLRDELEDRERRHFSSKNKSYDDRDHRKGSQLLLEGGKRDIEDRIIPRSLDADDSDVDVKSDDESDDDDDDDEDDTEALLAELEQIKKERAEEKLRKERQEREEELKVKEAELLRGNPLLNEQPSSFSVKRRWDDDVVFKNQARGESKTPKRFINDTIRNDFHRKFLQKYMK